One genomic segment of Chelonoidis abingdonii isolate Lonesome George chromosome 16, CheloAbing_2.0, whole genome shotgun sequence includes these proteins:
- the TMEM115 gene encoding transmembrane protein 115 isoform X3, whose protein sequence is MHDPPQKNQIKASDWFSEGVWGQRFNMNRYLPVARQHFLAVLASTSVVVKSICAAVILLYLLSFAVDTVFGLGVTPGYLFPPNFWIWTLATHSVVEKHVWDVGVSLATVVLAGRLLEPLWGALELLIFFAVVNISVGLLGAFAYFLTYVGSFNLSYLFTVRIHGMLGFLGGVLVALKQTMGDSTVLKVPQVRMKVVPMLLILILAVLRLTTLIESNLLASYGFGVLSSWIYLRFYQRHSRGRGDMSDHFAFATFFPEILQPVIGLVANLVHGILVKVKVCRKTVKRYDVGAPSSITISLPGTDPQDAERRSNRL, encoded by the exons ATGCATGACCCCCCCCAAAAGAATCAAATCAAGGCCTCTGACTGGTTCAGTGAAGGTGTGTGGGGGCAGAGATTCAACATGAACCGGTACCTCCCAGTAGCCCGGCAGCATTTTCTGGCTGTGCTGGCCAGCACCAGTGTGGTGGTGAAGTCCATCTGTGCAGCTGTCATCCTGCTCTACCTTCTATCCTTTGCTGTGGACACAGTGTTCGGGCTTGGCGTGACTCCCGGTTACCTCTTCCCACCCAACTTTTGGATCTGGACGTTGGCCACACACAGTGTGGTGGAGAAGCATGTCTGGGACGTTGGCGTGAGCCTGGCCACAGTAGTgctggctggcaggctgctggaGCCCCTGTGGGGAGCACTGGAGCTCCTGATCTTCTTTGCAGTGGTGAATATCTCAGTTGGGCTTCTGGGAGCCTTTGCCTACTTTCTCACCTACGTGGGGTCATTCAATCTCTCGTACCTGTTTACTGTTCGCATTCACGGCATGCTGGGCTTCCTTGGTGGGGTCTTGGTGGCCCTCAAGCAGACCATGGGTGACAGCACTGTCCTGAAGGTGCCCCAGGTGCGGATGAAAGTGGTCCCTATGCTCTTAATCCTTATCCTGGCTGTTCTGAGGCTGACCACCCTAATTGAAAGCAACCTATTGGCCTCTTATGGCTTTGGGGTCCTCTCCAGCTGGATCTATCTTCGTTTCTACCAGCGGCACAGTAGAGGACGTGGAGACATGTCAGACCACTTTGCCTTTGCCACGTTCTTTCCTGAGATCCTGCAGCCCGTGATTGGTTTGGTGGCCAACTTGGTGCATGGCATCTTGGTGAAGGTAAAAGTTTGCCGGAAAACAGTGAAGCGTTACGATGTCGGTGCTCCTTCATCCATCACCATCAGCCTGCCTGGAACAGACCCACAGGATGCTGAGAGGAGAAG CAATCGATTATAG
- the CYB561D2 gene encoding transmembrane reductase CYB561D2 isoform X2, with product MSLAFSFLMTEALLVFSPESSLLRSFSRKTKVRFHWALQLLTLLCALLGLAIISYNKYLNSKAHFVTWHGLTGLLTVLYASMQCIGGVALLYPKLMKNWTLAKLKVYHATSGLVGYLLGCASLMLAMCSLWFTTTVTGLSWYLSVLCPILTSLVIMNQVSNAYLYRKRIQP from the coding sequence TTCTCCTTCTTGATGACCGAAGCCCTGCTTGTTTTCTCGCCGGAGAGCTCACTACTCCGCTCCTTCTCTCGCAAAACCAAGGTCCGCTTCCACTGGGCCCTGCAGCTGCTCACCCTCCTCTGTGCCCTGCTGGGCCTGGCTATCATCAGCTACAACAAGTACCTTAACAGCAAGGCCCACTTTGTCACCTGGCATGGCCTGACAGGCCTGCTGACCGTGCTTTATGCCAGCATGCAGTGCATAGGTGGTGTTGCTCTTCTCTACCCCAAGCTGATGAAGAACTGGACGCTGGCCAAGCTGAAGGTCTACCATGCCACATCGGGGCTGGTGGGTTACCTCTTGGGCTGTGCCAGTTTGATGCTGGCCATGTGCTCCTTGTGGTTTACCACCACAGTGACAGGTCTTTCCTGGTACCTGTCAGTGCTGTGCCCCATTCTCACCAGCCTAGTTATCATGAACCAGGTGAGCAATGCTTATCTCTACCGCAAAAGGATCCAGCCCTGA
- the TMEM115 gene encoding transmembrane protein 115 isoform X2, translated as MHDPPQKNQIKASDWFSEGVWGQRFNMNRYLPVARQHFLAVLASTSVVVKSICAAVILLYLLSFAVDTVFGLGVTPGYLFPPNFWIWTLATHSVVEKHVWDVGVSLATVVLAGRLLEPLWGALELLIFFAVVNISVGLLGAFAYFLTYVGSFNLSYLFTVRIHGMLGFLGGVLVALKQTMGDSTVLKVPQVRMKVVPMLLILILAVLRLTTLIESNLLASYGFGVLSSWIYLRFYQRHSRGRGDMSDHFAFATFFPEILQPVIGLVANLVHGILVKVKVCRKTVKRYDVGAPSSITISLPGTDPQDAERRSCGTAITLAHVAGSSTSSSSSRPRFQVLSLIRWHLSDNSP; from the exons ATGCATGACCCCCCCCAAAAGAATCAAATCAAGGCCTCTGACTGGTTCAGTGAAGGTGTGTGGGGGCAGAGATTCAACATGAACCGGTACCTCCCAGTAGCCCGGCAGCATTTTCTGGCTGTGCTGGCCAGCACCAGTGTGGTGGTGAAGTCCATCTGTGCAGCTGTCATCCTGCTCTACCTTCTATCCTTTGCTGTGGACACAGTGTTCGGGCTTGGCGTGACTCCCGGTTACCTCTTCCCACCCAACTTTTGGATCTGGACGTTGGCCACACACAGTGTGGTGGAGAAGCATGTCTGGGACGTTGGCGTGAGCCTGGCCACAGTAGTgctggctggcaggctgctggaGCCCCTGTGGGGAGCACTGGAGCTCCTGATCTTCTTTGCAGTGGTGAATATCTCAGTTGGGCTTCTGGGAGCCTTTGCCTACTTTCTCACCTACGTGGGGTCATTCAATCTCTCGTACCTGTTTACTGTTCGCATTCACGGCATGCTGGGCTTCCTTGGTGGGGTCTTGGTGGCCCTCAAGCAGACCATGGGTGACAGCACTGTCCTGAAGGTGCCCCAGGTGCGGATGAAAGTGGTCCCTATGCTCTTAATCCTTATCCTGGCTGTTCTGAGGCTGACCACCCTAATTGAAAGCAACCTATTGGCCTCTTATGGCTTTGGGGTCCTCTCCAGCTGGATCTATCTTCGTTTCTACCAGCGGCACAGTAGAGGACGTGGAGACATGTCAGACCACTTTGCCTTTGCCACGTTCTTTCCTGAGATCCTGCAGCCCGTGATTGGTTTGGTGGCCAACTTGGTGCATGGCATCTTGGTGAAGGTAAAAGTTTGCCGGAAAACAGTGAAGCGTTACGATGTCGGTGCTCCTTCATCCATCACCATCAGCCTGCCTGGAACAGACCCACAGGATGCTGAGAGGAGAAG CTGTGGGACAGCAATAACACTGGCGCATGTTGCTGGTTCAAgcacttcctcttcctccagccGACCCAGGTTCCAAGTGCTCTCTCTCATTCGCTGGCATCTTTCAG ACAACTCGCCCTGA
- the TMEM115 gene encoding transmembrane protein 115 isoform X1, whose translation MHDPPQKNQIKASDWFSEGVWGQRFNMNRYLPVARQHFLAVLASTSVVVKSICAAVILLYLLSFAVDTVFGLGVTPGYLFPPNFWIWTLATHSVVEKHVWDVGVSLATVVLAGRLLEPLWGALELLIFFAVVNISVGLLGAFAYFLTYVGSFNLSYLFTVRIHGMLGFLGGVLVALKQTMGDSTVLKVPQVRMKVVPMLLILILAVLRLTTLIESNLLASYGFGVLSSWIYLRFYQRHSRGRGDMSDHFAFATFFPEILQPVIGLVANLVHGILVKVKVCRKTVKRYDVGAPSSITISLPGTDPQDAERRRQLALKALNERLKRVEDQSAWPSMEDDEDEEGPKADRPLLPEKSQSSRDANAAGKGASQESSLITFEDAPPQL comes from the exons ATGCATGACCCCCCCCAAAAGAATCAAATCAAGGCCTCTGACTGGTTCAGTGAAGGTGTGTGGGGGCAGAGATTCAACATGAACCGGTACCTCCCAGTAGCCCGGCAGCATTTTCTGGCTGTGCTGGCCAGCACCAGTGTGGTGGTGAAGTCCATCTGTGCAGCTGTCATCCTGCTCTACCTTCTATCCTTTGCTGTGGACACAGTGTTCGGGCTTGGCGTGACTCCCGGTTACCTCTTCCCACCCAACTTTTGGATCTGGACGTTGGCCACACACAGTGTGGTGGAGAAGCATGTCTGGGACGTTGGCGTGAGCCTGGCCACAGTAGTgctggctggcaggctgctggaGCCCCTGTGGGGAGCACTGGAGCTCCTGATCTTCTTTGCAGTGGTGAATATCTCAGTTGGGCTTCTGGGAGCCTTTGCCTACTTTCTCACCTACGTGGGGTCATTCAATCTCTCGTACCTGTTTACTGTTCGCATTCACGGCATGCTGGGCTTCCTTGGTGGGGTCTTGGTGGCCCTCAAGCAGACCATGGGTGACAGCACTGTCCTGAAGGTGCCCCAGGTGCGGATGAAAGTGGTCCCTATGCTCTTAATCCTTATCCTGGCTGTTCTGAGGCTGACCACCCTAATTGAAAGCAACCTATTGGCCTCTTATGGCTTTGGGGTCCTCTCCAGCTGGATCTATCTTCGTTTCTACCAGCGGCACAGTAGAGGACGTGGAGACATGTCAGACCACTTTGCCTTTGCCACGTTCTTTCCTGAGATCCTGCAGCCCGTGATTGGTTTGGTGGCCAACTTGGTGCATGGCATCTTGGTGAAGGTAAAAGTTTGCCGGAAAACAGTGAAGCGTTACGATGTCGGTGCTCCTTCATCCATCACCATCAGCCTGCCTGGAACAGACCCACAGGATGCTGAGAGGAGAAG ACAACTCGCCCTGAAGGCGCTGAATGAGCGGTTGAAACGTGTGGAGGACCAGTCAGCGTGGCCCAGCATGGAGGACGATGAGGATGAGGAAGGTCCCAAGGCGGACAGGCCGCTGCTCCCTGAGAAGAGCCAAAGCAGCCGGGATGCCAatgctgcagggaaaggagcCAGCCAGGAGTCCAGTCTCATCACCTTTGAGGATGCTCCCCCTCAGCTGTGA